From one Candidatus Methylacidiphilales bacterium genomic stretch:
- the rpoB gene encoding DNA-directed RNA polymerase subunit beta, whose amino-acid sequence MSKPTNKRINFGKLQEAIEIPNLIETQLRSYRELLQADVPPNKRKNEGLEAVFREVFPIESYDGKIKLEYVHYEILEPKTNPVDCLREGQTYSAPLYVTFRLRQENGVKEDRVFMGDIPLMTPSGSFIFNGSERVVVSQIHRSPGICFESTLHANGKVLYNYRIIPDRGTWLEVAFDTTDTLYVHLDRRKRRRKFLITTFLRALGFGSDEEIIRKFYNVETLKLSSHLDDEAIGNKTLFTEIRDPENRDIVIARAFEPLTKAVIRQLADLGYKQISVIDISTDDTIVKCLKKDTSKDTESALKEIYRRLRPGDPPTIANARLLLKRLFFDPKRYDLGKVGRFKLNQKLGLKIDDNTRILTSDDVIEATKYLMDLRRGERVVDDIDHLGSRRVRTVGELFANQCRAGLARTERLVKERMTLFDVNTEGMTPQKLINPKALSAAIRDFFSRSQLSQLMDQINPLSEITHKRRLSALGPGGLSRDRAGFEVRDVHPSHYGRICPIETPEGPNIGLINSMACFARINEYGFIETPYRRVENGVVTETIDYLTADEEENYVVAMANTPLDENGRIISEKVAVRQRGEFLEVKPDLVDYMDVSPKQLVSVAASLIPFLEHDDANRALMGSNMQRQGVPLIVTESPIVGTGMEAKVARDSLAVVVAEGPGKVASVCSDRIIITPDGELPEGKRKLKHDPENGIYIYDLKKFMRSNAGTCYNQKPIVRRGDKVNKGDVIADGPCTDNGELALGRNVLVAFMPWNGYNFEDAILISERIVKEDVYTSIHIEEFEISARDTKLGPEEITRDIPGVGDEALKNLDIDGVIRVGAEVKPGDILVGKITPKSETELAPEERLLRAIFGEKAADVKDSSLRVPSGTYGIVMDVKITGGKQANESEKPQKITGPEAKKLRKEIEAKYEKKDQEIKADLTQALSNVLLNEKIPLDVVNAQTGEIIIPANRKITKTLLSKLAKIYDHIEIDPSPIRIKIFDIINSFLPRFEQMNNEKEMELERLETDEETYEPGTLKQVKVYIASKRKLSVGDKMAGRHGNKGVVAKIVPEEDMPFLPDGTPVDIVLNPLGVPSRMNVGQVLETHLGIAAQKLGFKVATPVFDGIKEEQIRSFLKQAGLDEDGKTILYDGRTGEPFDQRVVVGIIYMMKLGHLVVDKIHARAVGPYSLVTQQPLGGKAQYGGQRFGEMEVWAMEAYGAAYTLQELLTVKSDDVAGRTRIYESIVKGDNTLRPGIPESFNVLIKEMQSLCLDVKVGQRSAIIDDWEDSTSSILSTNESLDTGKAA is encoded by the coding sequence ATGAGCAAGCCTACTAACAAGCGGATTAATTTTGGAAAACTGCAAGAAGCTATAGAGATTCCGAATTTGATCGAAACACAACTTCGCTCATACAGGGAGTTATTACAAGCGGATGTGCCTCCAAATAAGAGGAAAAATGAAGGGCTAGAAGCCGTTTTTAGGGAAGTGTTTCCTATTGAGAGTTATGATGGTAAAATCAAATTGGAATACGTGCATTATGAAATTCTCGAGCCTAAAACAAATCCCGTGGATTGCCTTAGAGAAGGGCAGACGTATTCTGCACCTTTATACGTTACTTTTCGGCTCAGGCAGGAAAACGGAGTCAAGGAAGACAGAGTTTTTATGGGGGACATTCCTCTTATGACTCCTTCGGGGAGCTTTATTTTTAATGGTTCTGAGAGAGTCGTCGTCAGCCAGATTCATCGCTCTCCGGGGATATGTTTTGAGTCCACTTTGCATGCCAATGGTAAGGTGCTTTACAATTATAGAATTATTCCTGATCGAGGCACCTGGCTGGAAGTGGCTTTTGATACCACGGATACTTTATATGTTCATTTAGATCGTCGGAAGAGACGTCGGAAGTTTTTAATTACGACATTTCTCAGAGCGTTGGGATTTGGTTCGGACGAGGAAATTATACGCAAATTTTATAATGTTGAAACCTTAAAGCTTTCAAGCCATCTTGATGATGAAGCCATCGGGAACAAAACATTGTTTACAGAAATTCGAGATCCTGAGAATCGGGATATTGTTATAGCAAGGGCGTTTGAGCCTTTGACTAAAGCAGTGATTCGCCAACTTGCAGATTTGGGATATAAACAAATCTCAGTTATTGATATCAGCACTGATGATACGATAGTTAAGTGCCTTAAAAAAGACACGTCTAAGGATACAGAGAGTGCATTAAAAGAGATTTATCGTCGGCTTCGTCCCGGAGATCCTCCGACGATAGCTAATGCGAGGCTTTTGCTTAAGAGATTATTCTTTGACCCCAAACGCTACGACTTGGGCAAAGTTGGTAGATTTAAACTTAATCAAAAGCTTGGTCTGAAAATAGACGATAATACAAGGATATTAACCAGTGATGATGTTATTGAAGCAACAAAGTATCTGATGGATTTGAGGCGCGGTGAGAGAGTGGTGGATGATATAGATCATCTAGGTAGCCGTAGAGTGCGCACAGTGGGTGAGTTGTTTGCCAATCAATGCCGTGCAGGTCTAGCTCGCACGGAGCGATTGGTGAAAGAACGGATGACACTATTTGACGTGAATACGGAGGGGATGACACCACAGAAATTGATCAATCCCAAGGCACTTTCCGCTGCAATTCGAGATTTCTTTTCAAGGAGCCAGTTGTCACAATTAATGGATCAAATCAATCCTTTGTCGGAAATTACGCACAAGCGTCGTTTATCAGCTTTAGGCCCCGGCGGCTTATCGCGCGATCGTGCAGGTTTTGAAGTCCGTGACGTTCACCCATCTCATTACGGCAGGATATGTCCTATAGAAACGCCTGAGGGGCCAAATATAGGATTGATTAACTCGATGGCTTGCTTCGCTAGGATCAATGAGTATGGATTTATAGAAACTCCTTATCGTCGTGTAGAGAATGGAGTAGTTACAGAAACTATAGACTATCTTACGGCTGATGAGGAGGAGAATTATGTCGTCGCGATGGCAAACACTCCATTGGATGAGAATGGTAGGATTATATCTGAAAAGGTGGCAGTGAGGCAACGAGGGGAGTTTTTAGAAGTGAAGCCAGACCTAGTGGATTATATGGATGTATCACCTAAGCAGCTAGTATCTGTTGCCGCCAGTCTTATTCCGTTTTTAGAACATGACGATGCTAATCGAGCTTTAATGGGTTCTAATATGCAACGTCAGGGAGTTCCACTGATCGTTACAGAATCTCCGATAGTGGGTACGGGCATGGAGGCTAAAGTGGCTCGAGATTCTCTGGCTGTAGTGGTAGCTGAGGGGCCTGGAAAGGTAGCTTCTGTTTGCTCAGACCGGATTATCATTACTCCTGATGGTGAACTACCTGAAGGGAAACGAAAATTAAAGCATGATCCAGAAAACGGTATATATATTTACGATTTAAAGAAATTCATGAGATCTAATGCGGGGACTTGCTATAACCAGAAGCCAATAGTTAGGCGTGGAGATAAGGTTAATAAGGGAGATGTGATAGCCGACGGACCTTGCACGGATAATGGTGAGTTGGCACTAGGTAGAAATGTGTTAGTGGCATTTATGCCTTGGAATGGATATAATTTTGAAGATGCTATTCTAATTTCAGAGCGCATCGTTAAAGAAGATGTATATACTAGTATCCATATTGAGGAATTTGAGATAAGTGCCCGCGATACGAAACTTGGTCCGGAAGAAATTACACGAGATATCCCTGGAGTTGGAGATGAAGCTTTGAAGAACTTGGATATAGATGGTGTGATAAGAGTGGGTGCAGAAGTTAAACCAGGGGATATTTTAGTAGGAAAGATTACGCCCAAGAGTGAAACTGAGTTAGCTCCAGAAGAGAGGCTACTTCGAGCTATATTTGGCGAAAAAGCTGCCGATGTAAAGGACTCTTCCTTGCGTGTTCCATCTGGCACTTATGGGATAGTGATGGATGTGAAGATAACAGGTGGAAAACAAGCTAATGAAAGTGAAAAACCGCAGAAAATAACAGGTCCTGAGGCTAAGAAATTAAGAAAGGAGATTGAAGCCAAATATGAAAAGAAGGATCAAGAGATTAAGGCAGATTTGACGCAAGCACTGTCAAATGTATTGCTAAACGAGAAAATTCCACTTGATGTAGTGAATGCACAAACAGGCGAAATTATTATTCCTGCTAATCGAAAGATTACTAAGACTTTGCTGAGTAAGCTTGCTAAAATCTATGATCATATAGAGATAGACCCGAGTCCGATAAGAATCAAGATATTCGATATTATAAATTCTTTCCTGCCACGTTTTGAGCAGATGAATAATGAAAAAGAGATGGAATTGGAGAGACTAGAGACGGATGAAGAGACATATGAGCCTGGGACTCTCAAGCAAGTAAAAGTCTATATTGCGAGTAAGCGAAAGTTGTCGGTTGGCGATAAGATGGCGGGTCGTCATGGAAATAAGGGTGTAGTTGCAAAAATTGTTCCTGAAGAGGACATGCCCTTTTTGCCTGATGGCACGCCTGTGGATATCGTTCTTAATCCATTGGGAGTGCCTTCACGTATGAATGTAGGCCAAGTGCTCGAGACCCACTTAGGGATTGCTGCACAAAAGTTAGGTTTTAAAGTTGCAACCCCTGTGTTTGACGGAATCAAAGAAGAACAGATCCGCTCTTTCCTGAAACAGGCAGGTTTAGATGAAGACGGTAAAACTATTCTTTACGATGGTCGAACAGGCGAGCCTTTCGATCAACGGGTAGTAGTCGGTATAATCTATATGATGAAGCTTGGGCATCTTGTTGTGGATAAAATTCATGCTAGAGCCGTAGGTCCTTACTCGCTAGTTACACAACAACCACTTGGGGGCAAAGCACAGTATGGTGGTCAAAGATTTGGAGAGATGGAGGTGTGGGCAATGGAAGCATATGGGGCTGCTTATACACTTCAAGAGTTACTTACGGTCAAGTCAGATGATGTTGCTGGTAGAACTCGAATTTATGAAAGTATTGTGAAAGGGGACAATACTCTCAGACCTGGGATACCCGAGTCCTTTAATGTTTTAATTAAGGAAATGCAAAGTCTATGCCTCGATGTAAAAGTGGGCCAGCGTTCAGCGATAATAGATGATTGGGAGGACTCAACATCTTCAATTCTTTCTACCAACGAGTCGTTGGATACAGGAAAAGCTGCTTAA
- the rplL gene encoding 50S ribosomal protein L7/L12 produces the protein MPADLKTLVDQLSALTVLEAAELVKQLEEKWGVSAAAPVAVAAAPGAAPAPGATPAPAAEAKTTFDVILKEAGANKIAVIKEVRAVVPGLGLADAKALVEGAPKPIKEGVSKEEAEEIKKKIEAAGAKVEIK, from the coding sequence ATGCCAGCAGATCTTAAAACACTGGTTGACCAGCTTAGTGCTCTAACGGTATTAGAAGCAGCTGAGCTCGTCAAGCAACTTGAAGAAAAATGGGGTGTAAGTGCAGCAGCGCCAGTTGCCGTTGCAGCAGCGCCTGGTGCGGCTCCAGCCCCTGGTGCTACTCCAGCGCCTGCGGCTGAAGCCAAGACCACATTCGACGTGATTCTGAAAGAAGCAGGTGCAAACAAAATAGCAGTGATTAAGGAAGTCAGGGCTGTAGTTCCAGGCCTTGGATTGGCTGATGCTAAAGCTCTGGTTGAAGGAGCTCCTAAACCTATCAAAGAGGGCGTCAGTAAAGAAGAAGCGGAAGAGATCAAGAAGAAGATTGAGGCCGCAGGCGCTAAAGTGGAGATTAAATAA
- the rplJ gene encoding 50S ribosomal protein L10, with amino-acid sequence MRPEKNSIVDWIKSKINRSPYVIIINYTGLKVSEFNELRNRLYKVNAQCRVTKNTLLRRALRELNLPDYTPGISGQTAVVFGQSDVCAAAKVLKNFIDEFKKPSLKGGILESAIVTQDQILSLADLPSKEVLLAQILGLLKAPANKLAQLLNTPASQLAYLIKAKNG; translated from the coding sequence ATGCGTCCTGAAAAAAATTCTATAGTTGACTGGATTAAATCAAAAATTAATCGCTCACCGTATGTAATCATTATTAATTACACTGGTCTTAAGGTATCTGAATTTAATGAGCTCCGGAATCGTCTCTATAAAGTTAATGCCCAATGCCGAGTAACTAAAAATACACTGCTTAGAAGAGCGTTGAGGGAATTGAATCTGCCTGACTACACACCGGGGATAAGCGGGCAGACGGCAGTGGTTTTTGGTCAGAGCGATGTCTGTGCAGCCGCCAAAGTTCTAAAAAACTTTATAGATGAATTTAAGAAACCGAGTTTAAAAGGAGGTATTCTAGAATCTGCAATAGTAACGCAAGATCAGATATTATCTTTGGCTGACCTGCCTTCCAAGGAGGTTTTGCTTGCCCAAATTTTAGGATTACTCAAAGCGCCTGCTAATAAACTTGCGCAGCTTTTGAATACACCAGCGAGCCAACTTGCTTACTTAATTAAGGCTAAGAATGGATAA